From a single Vampirovibrio chlorellavorus genomic region:
- the lpxA gene encoding acyl-ACP--UDP-N-acetylglucosamine O-acyltransferase, translating into MLIHPTAIIDPTAQLGDQVQVGPYAIVGPHCVVGDRTRLDAHAVLQEYVKLGADCQVSSGAVLGGHPQDFKFKGEPSYVRIGQGSIIRECVTVNRSTGEGNETVIGDKALLMAYAHVAHNCILGDEVILANAVQLGGHVEIGDFAFIGGSCAIHQFVKIGKLAIVAGLSATRMDLPPFATLDGRPAVVAGINKVGLKRRGFDLASRTRLKRAFKLLFFANLNYKQAIEAIHAEIEPDPAITELVTFVQQSAKGIFRPTRVKGSARKPGNLDLLTDADEAELLSDTLL; encoded by the coding sequence ATGCTGATTCATCCCACCGCCATTATTGATCCCACCGCCCAACTGGGAGATCAGGTTCAGGTTGGCCCATACGCCATTGTGGGGCCGCATTGCGTGGTAGGCGATCGCACCCGACTCGATGCCCATGCGGTTCTGCAGGAATATGTAAAACTGGGCGCAGACTGCCAGGTGTCATCCGGTGCTGTTCTGGGCGGTCATCCCCAGGATTTCAAGTTCAAGGGAGAGCCCTCCTATGTGCGCATCGGGCAGGGCAGCATTATTCGGGAATGCGTTACGGTCAATCGCTCCACCGGCGAAGGCAACGAAACAGTGATTGGCGATAAAGCCCTGCTGATGGCTTATGCCCACGTGGCCCATAACTGTATTTTGGGCGATGAAGTGATTTTGGCCAACGCCGTGCAATTGGGCGGGCACGTGGAAATCGGGGATTTTGCCTTTATCGGTGGCAGTTGCGCCATTCACCAGTTCGTCAAGATCGGCAAACTGGCCATTGTGGCCGGACTGAGCGCCACCCGAATGGACTTGCCTCCCTTTGCCACGCTGGATGGCCGCCCGGCGGTGGTGGCCGGAATCAACAAGGTCGGTTTAAAGCGGCGCGGCTTTGATCTGGCCAGTCGCACCCGCCTGAAACGGGCCTTTAAGCTGTTGTTTTTTGCCAACCTGAATTACAAACAGGCCATTGAAGCCATTCACGCTGAAATTGAACCCGATCCGGCCATTACCGAGCTGGTGACTTTTGTGCAGCAATCCGCCAAAGGCATTTTTCGGCCCACCCGGGTCAAAGGCAGTGCCCGCAAGCCGGGCAACCTGGATCTGTTGACCGATGCGGACGAGGCGGAGCTTTTGTCCGATACCCTGCTCTAG
- a CDS encoding NAD(P)/FAD-dependent oxidoreductase yields MPATPDPALTQPSPAGESRPRIAIIGGGAAGFFAAINTAEKNPAAEITIFEAGHKPLQKVRISGGGRCNLTHHCFDPVRLVEFYPRGQRELKSLFARFQPKDTVKWFEQRGLKLKIEPDGRMFPRSDSSGEVLELFHALAKRHGIRIYNQSRVDSIQKTERGFEIRTAQASHRFDVCVLATGYSPIGWELAKGLGHTILPPVPSLFPFTIQDAVLKDLQGIALPEAKGKLVVKGTHKTETFMAEGPVLITHTGLSGPLIYRLSAWGARALAESRYQASLTLDCLPAQSEEALRDTLQERFLRTEGKKKLGNISFSALPNRLWQALLVESGAHVEEKAELIGKKTLNRLVENIKRLPLRVSGKSPSKEEFVSCGGVALKEVDFKTLQSKRVPGLYFGGEILDIDGLTGGFNFQACWSAGWVISEAMKDA; encoded by the coding sequence ATGCCTGCAACACCAGACCCCGCCCTGACCCAGCCCAGTCCCGCTGGGGAATCCCGGCCTCGGATCGCCATCATCGGCGGTGGGGCCGCTGGCTTTTTTGCGGCCATTAATACCGCTGAAAAGAATCCTGCTGCGGAGATCACCATTTTTGAAGCCGGACACAAGCCCTTGCAAAAGGTGCGCATTTCCGGCGGAGGGCGATGTAACCTGACCCATCACTGCTTTGATCCGGTTCGGCTGGTGGAGTTTTATCCCCGGGGGCAGCGGGAGCTGAAGTCACTGTTTGCCCGCTTTCAGCCCAAAGACACTGTGAAGTGGTTTGAGCAACGGGGCTTAAAGCTGAAAATCGAGCCGGACGGGCGCATGTTCCCCCGCTCGGACAGCTCCGGGGAGGTGCTGGAGCTGTTTCACGCCCTGGCCAAACGCCACGGCATTCGGATTTATAACCAAAGCCGTGTGGACAGCATTCAGAAAACGGAGAGGGGTTTTGAAATCCGCACGGCCCAGGCAAGTCATCGGTTTGATGTTTGCGTGCTGGCCACCGGCTACAGCCCGATTGGGTGGGAGCTGGCCAAGGGCTTGGGCCATACCATTCTGCCGCCTGTGCCATCGTTGTTTCCGTTCACGATTCAGGATGCGGTGTTAAAAGACCTGCAGGGGATTGCTTTGCCTGAGGCCAAGGGAAAACTGGTGGTGAAAGGCACTCACAAAACAGAGACTTTTATGGCGGAAGGCCCGGTGCTGATTACCCACACCGGTTTATCGGGCCCCCTGATTTACCGCTTATCCGCCTGGGGAGCCCGGGCCTTGGCCGAAAGCCGCTATCAGGCCAGCCTCACTCTGGATTGCCTGCCCGCCCAGTCCGAAGAGGCTTTGCGGGACACGCTACAGGAGCGGTTCTTGCGCACGGAGGGCAAGAAAAAACTGGGAAACATTTCTTTTTCGGCGCTGCCCAACCGGCTGTGGCAAGCCTTGTTGGTGGAAAGCGGTGCCCACGTGGAAGAAAAGGCGGAACTGATCGGCAAGAAAACGCTGAATCGGCTGGTGGAGAATATAAAGCGGCTACCTTTGCGGGTCAGCGGCAAAAGCCCTTCCAAGGAAGAATTTGTGAGTTGCGGCGGGGTGGCCCTGAAAGAAGTGGATTTTAAAACCCTGCAAAGCAAGCGTGTGCCGGGCCTGTACTTTGGTGGAGAGATTCTGGATATCGACGGTTTGACGGGGGGCTTTAACTTTCAGGCCTGCTGGAGTGCTGGCTGGGTGATATCCGAAGCGATGAAAGACGCTTAA
- the glmU gene encoding bifunctional UDP-N-acetylglucosamine diphosphorylase/glucosamine-1-phosphate N-acetyltransferase GlmU produces the protein MPHNSFKAVILAAGKGTRLKSELPKVLHPLFGKPLLMRVLDTLGGLQASEACVIIGHGREQVTQALDAYDSPFAIRTVVQEPQLGTGHALLQVRQKLADWQNFSGNVLILSGDVPLLTTETLATLLETHQSAQNDLTVLVATLANPFGYGRVITEGHSILRVVEQKDASEAEKQVQTINTGVYCLNWAKISPLLEQLSSDNAQGEFYLTDVIALAVQAGYRVGLSHLDDPDEVLGVNARADLAQCHAVLNTRTLNRLMAEGVTILHPASTFIAPEVRIGADSTVLPGCYLQGDITIGKRCLIGPHTTMSGSVEVADDVKIMQSVVRDSRIGAFTNVGPFAQLRDGVDISHHVNIGNFVEVKKTRIDHHTNAAHLAYLGDAELGSDVNIGAGTITANYDPVRDIKERTIIAHGAKVGSNSVLVAPVSVGENASVAAGSVITKDVKPWNLAIARGRQVEINDWVKRAKGITEVTS, from the coding sequence ATGCCACACAATTCCTTTAAGGCAGTAATTTTAGCCGCAGGCAAAGGGACTCGCCTGAAGAGTGAGCTGCCCAAGGTCTTGCACCCCCTGTTTGGCAAGCCCTTGCTGATGCGGGTGCTGGATACACTGGGCGGACTTCAGGCCTCAGAGGCCTGCGTGATCATTGGCCATGGCCGGGAGCAAGTCACTCAGGCGCTGGATGCCTATGACTCCCCCTTCGCCATTCGCACCGTGGTACAGGAACCCCAGTTGGGCACCGGGCACGCCCTGTTACAGGTCCGTCAAAAGCTGGCAGACTGGCAAAACTTCAGCGGCAATGTGCTGATCCTCTCCGGAGATGTGCCCTTGCTGACCACGGAGACCCTGGCTACCCTCTTGGAAACCCATCAGAGTGCCCAAAATGATTTGACGGTGCTGGTGGCCACTCTGGCCAATCCCTTTGGCTACGGGCGGGTAATTACCGAAGGCCACTCCATTTTGCGGGTGGTGGAGCAAAAAGACGCCAGTGAAGCGGAGAAGCAGGTTCAAACCATTAATACCGGGGTCTACTGTCTGAACTGGGCCAAAATATCGCCCTTGCTGGAGCAACTGTCCAGCGACAACGCCCAGGGCGAGTTTTATTTGACCGATGTGATTGCCCTGGCCGTACAAGCTGGCTACCGGGTGGGCTTGTCCCATCTGGATGACCCGGATGAAGTGCTGGGCGTCAACGCCCGGGCTGACCTGGCCCAATGCCACGCCGTCCTGAACACCCGCACCCTGAACCGACTGATGGCGGAAGGGGTCACCATTCTGCACCCGGCCTCCACCTTTATTGCCCCGGAAGTCCGTATTGGAGCCGATTCCACCGTATTACCCGGCTGCTATCTTCAGGGCGATATCACCATTGGCAAACGTTGCCTGATTGGGCCGCACACCACCATGAGCGGGTCGGTGGAAGTGGCGGATGATGTGAAAATCATGCAATCGGTGGTGCGAGATAGTCGCATTGGGGCCTTTACCAACGTGGGCCCTTTCGCCCAACTGCGGGATGGGGTGGACATCAGCCATCACGTCAACATCGGCAACTTTGTGGAAGTGAAGAAGACTCGTATCGATCACCATACCAACGCCGCCCACCTGGCCTATCTGGGGGACGCGGAGCTGGGCAGCGACGTGAACATCGGGGCGGGCACCATTACGGCCAACTACGACCCGGTGCGCGATATCAAGGAACGCACCATCATTGCCCACGGGGCCAAGGTGGGCAGCAATTCCGTGTTGGTGGCCCCGGTCAGCGTAGGCGAGAATGCCAGCGTGGCCGCCGGATCGGTGATCACCAAAGACGTGAAACCCTGGAATTTAGCCATCGCTCGGGGCCGTCAGGTGGAAATCAACGACTGGGTCAAGCGGGCCAAGGGCATCACCGAGGTCACTTCCTAG
- the lpxD gene encoding UDP-3-O-(3-hydroxymyristoyl)glucosamine N-acyltransferase — MSETTRPNHLPVPPVTLETLASVTPGASLKGNGAIAITSLAHPKMITSPDEAVLILDAGALKILPHSPIPVKTAVVAADIEVPEGLFEGYITVERPRFALATLLSVFEKPLHAYQGVHPTAVIEASAQVHPSASIGAFAYIGEKAQVGPNCVLMPHVTVGAEARLDAGCVLHSGARVGERVMIGKRVILQHNASIGADGFSYVTPEPGSVEAAKSGGKISGQNTEVLRINSIGTVILEDDVEVGACATIDRSNLGATLIKKGTKIDNLVMIGHNNVVGQNCLIVSQVGISGSCEIGDRVVIAGQAGLADHLKVGDDAIIMAKSGVMRDIEPKEVVVGIPAMPRRETFQTLMYMGKLRELFQEVKTLKKRLTELEEQGSGSSQPEKVEA; from the coding sequence ATGTCGGAAACCACTCGTCCCAACCATTTGCCGGTACCACCAGTTACCCTGGAAACTTTGGCTTCTGTCACTCCCGGCGCCAGCCTCAAAGGCAACGGGGCCATCGCCATTACCAGTCTGGCCCACCCCAAAATGATCACCTCCCCAGACGAAGCGGTACTGATTCTGGACGCCGGGGCTTTGAAAATACTGCCCCATAGCCCCATCCCCGTGAAAACCGCCGTGGTGGCCGCGGACATTGAAGTGCCGGAAGGCCTTTTTGAAGGGTATATCACCGTAGAGCGTCCCCGTTTTGCCCTGGCCACGTTGCTGAGTGTGTTTGAGAAGCCCTTGCACGCCTATCAGGGGGTTCATCCCACCGCGGTGATTGAAGCATCGGCTCAGGTTCACCCTTCGGCCTCTATCGGGGCCTTTGCCTATATTGGCGAAAAAGCCCAAGTAGGCCCCAATTGCGTGTTAATGCCGCATGTCACCGTGGGCGCGGAAGCGCGGCTGGATGCCGGGTGCGTCTTGCATTCTGGCGCCCGGGTGGGTGAACGGGTCATGATAGGCAAACGGGTCATTTTACAGCACAACGCCAGCATTGGGGCCGATGGCTTCAGCTACGTCACCCCGGAGCCGGGCAGCGTGGAAGCGGCCAAGTCCGGTGGCAAAATTTCCGGGCAAAATACTGAAGTGCTGCGTATCAACTCCATCGGTACGGTCATTCTGGAAGATGACGTGGAAGTGGGAGCCTGCGCCACCATCGATCGTTCCAATCTGGGCGCCACTTTAATAAAGAAGGGTACCAAGATTGATAACCTGGTGATGATTGGCCACAACAACGTGGTAGGGCAAAACTGCCTGATCGTCTCTCAGGTGGGCATTTCCGGCAGTTGCGAAATTGGTGACCGGGTGGTCATCGCCGGGCAAGCCGGTCTGGCCGATCACCTGAAGGTAGGCGATGACGCCATTATTATGGCCAAGTCCGGCGTGATGCGAGACATTGAGCCCAAGGAAGTGGTGGTGGGCATTCCGGCCATGCCCCGCCGGGAAACTTTTCAGACCCTCATGTACATGGGCAAGCTACGGGAACTGTTCCAGGAGGTCAAAACCCTGAAGAAACGCTTGACTGAGCTGGAAGAACAGGGCTCTGGCAGCTCTCAGCCAGAAAAGGTTGAGGCCTAA
- a CDS encoding enoyl-CoA hydratase-related protein, whose translation MDNIFGNPQYVRVEREQRVGLVQLHRPEALNALNGDLMRELIQVLELLDADPTIGCMVLSGGEKAFAAGADIKQMAQASAIEMLSQDDLAVWDRIRLIKKPIVAAVNGFALGGGCEVAMMCDLIIAGENAKFGQPEINIGVIPGAGGTQRLTRAVGKAKAMELILTGRPFKAAEALELGLINKVVADDQVMTEAKAMAHTIAEKPAVAVQLAKKAILKAFETTLEEGLDYERKLFYLNFATADQKEGMQAFQEKRPPVWKHT comes from the coding sequence ATGGATAACATTTTTGGCAACCCGCAGTACGTGCGGGTCGAACGGGAACAACGGGTGGGTTTGGTACAACTGCATCGCCCAGAGGCGCTGAATGCCCTGAATGGGGACTTGATGCGGGAACTCATACAGGTTTTGGAACTACTGGACGCAGACCCCACCATTGGCTGTATGGTGCTGAGCGGGGGAGAAAAAGCATTTGCCGCCGGAGCCGATATCAAGCAGATGGCTCAGGCTTCTGCCATCGAGATGCTGAGTCAGGATGATTTGGCGGTCTGGGATCGCATCCGACTCATCAAAAAACCAATTGTTGCCGCCGTCAATGGTTTCGCCTTAGGGGGTGGCTGTGAAGTGGCCATGATGTGCGACTTGATTATTGCCGGTGAAAACGCCAAGTTTGGCCAGCCGGAAATCAATATTGGCGTCATCCCGGGGGCTGGTGGCACCCAGCGATTGACCCGCGCGGTGGGCAAAGCCAAAGCCATGGAATTGATTTTAACCGGACGGCCCTTTAAGGCCGCGGAAGCCCTGGAACTGGGGCTGATTAACAAAGTGGTGGCCGATGATCAGGTAATGACCGAGGCCAAAGCCATGGCCCACACCATCGCCGAAAAACCTGCCGTTGCGGTTCAACTGGCCAAGAAAGCCATTTTGAAAGCCTTTGAAACCACGCTGGAAGAGGGGCTGGACTACGAACGCAAGTTGTTTTACCTCAATTTTGCCACAGCGGATCAAAAAGAGGGGATGCAGGCCTTTCAGGAAAAGCGTCCGCCGGTGTGGAAGCACACTTGA
- the fabZ gene encoding 3-hydroxyacyl-ACP dehydratase FabZ, which translates to MNEKPNTKASQDLANGQEALPSPRRIRDIMSILPHRYPFILVDRVTELEPGKRIKGYKNVTINEPFFQGHFPGDPIMPGVLQLEALAQMGVLLLDTIPGAQGKLAVFAGMNDVRFRRMVTPGDRFDMECEILKLRLPIGKMSCKAYVDGELAVEAEIICSLVDRESTPTA; encoded by the coding sequence ATGAATGAAAAACCGAACACCAAAGCAAGCCAAGATCTAGCAAACGGGCAAGAAGCCTTGCCGTCCCCCCGGCGTATTCGGGACATTATGAGCATCCTGCCTCACCGCTATCCCTTTATTCTGGTGGATCGGGTCACTGAGCTGGAACCGGGCAAACGCATCAAGGGCTACAAAAACGTCACCATCAACGAGCCCTTTTTTCAGGGGCATTTCCCCGGCGATCCCATCATGCCCGGTGTTTTACAACTGGAAGCCCTGGCCCAAATGGGTGTCCTGCTGCTGGATACCATTCCCGGCGCGCAAGGGAAGCTGGCCGTGTTTGCCGGCATGAACGACGTGCGCTTCCGCCGCATGGTCACCCCCGGCGATCGCTTTGACATGGAGTGCGAAATACTAAAGCTGCGGCTGCCCATTGGCAAAATGTCCTGCAAGGCATACGTGGACGGAGAATTGGCCGTAGAGGCCGAGATCATTTGCTCTCTGGTAGATCGGGAGTCCACGCCAACCGCTTAA
- a CDS encoding UDP-3-O-acyl-N-acetylglucosamine deacetylase produces MISSTTDTPVLVSGLGVITGKPVDVRIQLADPGHGIVFYLEGGAAVPARLTSVVQTDRGVTLASRNGPVLSPVLSIVEHFLCAAALAGLSDLKVSVSGAPEMPILDGSAQDWLKVFATHFDLRLPAPSLALNQAVFYRHNDDIALYAVPDTHFKISYSVDFDHPDLKSRWVRWDSQTDNPALISTACTFGYVSELPALQARGLALGASLENSLGLFEEGGYSRALRHEDEPIYHKALDLIGDLSLMGVNPLAIKAHVFALNAGHSSHVPFAQKLRNALRLSD; encoded by the coding sequence ATGATATCCTCGACCACTGACACGCCTGTCCTTGTTTCTGGCCTTGGGGTGATTACCGGCAAGCCCGTGGATGTCAGGATTCAACTGGCTGACCCCGGCCATGGGATTGTGTTCTATCTGGAAGGTGGCGCTGCGGTGCCAGCCCGGCTAACGTCGGTGGTACAGACCGATCGGGGGGTCACGTTGGCCAGCCGGAACGGGCCAGTATTATCCCCGGTTCTATCCATCGTGGAGCATTTTCTGTGCGCCGCCGCTTTGGCAGGCCTGTCTGACTTGAAAGTGTCCGTCTCCGGGGCCCCGGAGATGCCCATTCTGGACGGTAGCGCTCAGGATTGGCTGAAGGTGTTTGCCACCCACTTTGACTTACGGCTCCCAGCGCCCAGCCTTGCCCTGAATCAGGCGGTTTTTTACCGTCATAACGATGATATCGCCCTCTATGCCGTGCCGGATACGCATTTTAAAATCAGCTACAGCGTGGACTTTGATCACCCGGATTTAAAAAGCCGCTGGGTGCGCTGGGACAGTCAGACGGATAACCCGGCCCTGATTTCCACCGCCTGCACCTTTGGCTATGTCAGTGAATTACCCGCCCTGCAAGCACGGGGCCTGGCCCTGGGGGCCAGCCTGGAAAATTCCCTGGGACTCTTTGAAGAAGGCGGGTACAGTCGGGCATTGCGGCATGAGGACGAGCCCATTTATCACAAAGCTCTGGATCTGATCGGCGATCTCAGCCTGATGGGCGTCAATCCGTTGGCCATCAAAGCCCACGTGTTTGCCCTCAACGCCGGACACAGCAGCCATGTGCCCTTTGCCCAAAAATTACGAAACGCCTTGCGTTTGTCAGACTAA